One segment of Paenibacillus sp. FSL R7-0337 DNA contains the following:
- a CDS encoding alpha/beta hydrolase, whose product MNKDSSYNQSVTYWKQYQKFFPDDMQINEAHLPAEEWMTWNHAHIHLDRMPAPDAPLKIIFIHGAGGNGRLLAPYARMLQTYGYEVVSPDLPPYGLSYTDSAESIDYQFWIDILNELIEQELRRDGKPIILLGSSIGGMLAYHTAVQSKRVKGLIATTFVDTSDPKVRDQLAPNKLISRLGGWCMNQFPALLDSLKISVNRVSRMRWITNNAELTRLIMNDPHAAGTRIPLRLLRTFLNMKPVLKPQQFDLCPVLLVHPQLDPMTPYCFSKPFYDHLKSRKESVILEGAGHFPIEQQGLEQMIAAVLAFLRTVEEELQLT is encoded by the coding sequence ATGAACAAGGATTCATCCTATAATCAATCAGTGACCTATTGGAAGCAATATCAGAAGTTTTTCCCGGATGACATGCAGATCAATGAAGCCCATTTACCCGCCGAAGAATGGATGACCTGGAACCATGCTCATATTCATCTGGATCGTATGCCAGCTCCTGACGCACCTTTAAAAATCATTTTCATTCATGGAGCTGGCGGCAATGGCAGGTTGCTCGCTCCATATGCACGAATGCTCCAAACCTACGGTTATGAAGTAGTGTCGCCGGATCTGCCGCCTTATGGTCTAAGCTATACCGATTCAGCGGAATCAATAGATTATCAGTTCTGGATTGACATCCTTAATGAATTGATCGAACAGGAGCTTAGAAGGGACGGCAAGCCTATTATTCTGCTGGGCTCCAGCATTGGAGGCATGTTAGCTTATCATACTGCTGTACAAAGTAAGCGGGTCAAAGGGTTAATAGCAACGACATTTGTAGATACGAGTGATCCGAAGGTTCGTGATCAGTTAGCTCCTAACAAACTCATCAGCCGGTTAGGGGGATGGTGTATGAATCAATTCCCTGCCCTGCTAGACTCCTTAAAGATCTCTGTGAATAGAGTATCCCGGATGAGATGGATCACGAACAACGCCGAGCTGACCAGACTCATTATGAATGATCCCCATGCGGCAGGTACAAGAATCCCTTTACGCTTATTAAGAACCTTTCTAAATATGAAACCGGTCCTGAAACCTCAGCAGTTTGACTTGTGTCCGGTATTACTCGTTCACCCTCAATTAGACCCTATGACTCCTTACTGCTTCAGTAAACCGTTTTATGACCATCTTAAAAGCAGAAAAGAATCTGTGATTTTAGAGGGTGCAGGTCATTTTCCGATTGAACAACAGGGGCTGGAGCAGATGATTGCTGCTGTGCTTGCTTTTTTGAGAACAGTAGAGGAAGAATTACAGCTAACATAA
- the pgmB gene encoding beta-phosphoglucomutase: MLEHMKGAIFDLDGVIVDTAKYHYLAWHSLAGELGFPFTETDNERLKGVSRMRSLDILLEIGGLSFGEAEKLAMAERKNRLYVEYISGLDESELLPGVRVYLSALRARGVAIALGSASKNAAFILDKLNIAGLFDTVVDGNKVSQAKPDPEVFLTACRELGLGPQDCVVFEDAEAGVAAGKAAGMNVVGIGRPELLKTADLVISGLHEL; the protein is encoded by the coding sequence ATGCTGGAGCATATGAAGGGCGCTATCTTCGATCTGGATGGCGTGATTGTAGACACGGCGAAGTATCACTATCTGGCCTGGCACTCACTCGCCGGGGAGCTGGGCTTCCCGTTCACGGAGACGGACAATGAGCGGCTGAAGGGCGTCAGCCGGATGCGGTCGCTAGATATTCTGCTTGAGATCGGCGGCCTGAGTTTCGGTGAAGCTGAGAAGTTGGCGATGGCGGAGAGGAAGAACCGCCTCTATGTTGAATACATTTCCGGACTGGACGAATCGGAGCTGCTGCCCGGTGTTAGAGTCTATCTAAGTGCGCTCAGAGCACGCGGCGTAGCTATTGCCCTCGGCTCTGCCAGCAAGAATGCAGCCTTCATCCTGGATAAGCTGAATATTGCTGGGCTGTTCGATACGGTGGTAGATGGCAACAAGGTCTCGCAGGCGAAGCCGGACCCTGAGGTGTTCCTGACCGCCTGCCGGGAGCTGGGGCTGGGGCCTCAGGACTGTGTGGTGTTCGAGGATGCAGAGGCCGGAGTAGCCGCCGGGAAGGCGGCCGGCATGAACGTTGTCGGGATTGGCCGGCCGGAGCTGCTGAAGACAGCGGATCTGGTGATATCCGGATTGCATGAACTGTAA
- a CDS encoding GNAT family N-acetyltransferase has protein sequence MSLMFSRVHTAEETAEVAQLAAEIWSEYYITIITAGQIEYMLGKYQSVPAITQQIHEQGYEYYLIHSGEGSTVGYMSARQEEGKLFLSKFYIGKEYRGRSYASQALVFLEKLCQERNLTHIWLTVNRDNESSIAVYTRKGFRTLREQVADIGNGFVMDDYIMEKEIPVP, from the coding sequence ATGAGTCTTATGTTTTCACGCGTGCATACAGCGGAAGAAACCGCTGAGGTTGCCCAATTGGCGGCAGAGATATGGAGTGAATATTATATCACCATTATTACCGCAGGGCAGATCGAGTATATGCTTGGCAAGTACCAGTCGGTTCCAGCGATTACGCAGCAGATCCATGAGCAGGGTTACGAATATTACTTAATCCATAGCGGGGAAGGCTCCACGGTGGGGTATATGTCAGCCAGACAAGAGGAAGGGAAGCTCTTCCTGAGCAAGTTCTATATAGGCAAGGAGTACAGGGGGCGCAGCTATGCCAGCCAGGCGTTGGTCTTCCTGGAGAAGCTGTGCCAGGAGCGGAACCTGACTCATATTTGGCTAACGGTCAATCGTGATAATGAATCAAGTATTGCGGTCTATACAAGAAAGGGCTTTCGGACCCTTAGGGAACAAGTGGCAGATATCGGGAACGGATTCGTCATGGATGATTACATTATGGAAAAAGAAATCCCGGTCCCCTGA
- a CDS encoding alpha/beta hydrolase, which yields METLLLWPEGAPGALGTSEEDQPAITPYLVEGKGNAAVLVCPGGGYAMRADHEGGPVAEWLNTLGISAFVLRYRVAPYQYPSALLDAQRALRTIRFRADEYGIDPGRLGILGFSAGGHLASTAGVSYDLGNPDHPEPLERLSSRPDRLILCYPVISMTEGVTHQGSKENLLGAVPDAELSLKLSSEFQVTPDTPATFLWHTSDDDYVPVENSLLFAAALSRHHVPFDLHIYAHGVHGLGLAPEEQHTKTWADACASWLQLNGYTRA from the coding sequence ATGGAAACGTTGTTGCTATGGCCTGAAGGTGCGCCTGGAGCGCTGGGAACCAGTGAAGAGGATCAGCCTGCGATTACACCTTATTTAGTTGAAGGCAAGGGGAATGCCGCTGTTCTGGTCTGTCCGGGAGGCGGGTATGCGATGCGTGCCGACCATGAAGGCGGTCCGGTTGCGGAGTGGCTGAATACCCTCGGAATTTCAGCATTCGTGCTGCGTTACCGTGTTGCGCCTTACCAATACCCGAGTGCGCTGCTGGATGCTCAGAGAGCGCTGCGCACGATCCGCTTCCGGGCGGATGAATATGGAATTGACCCGGGCCGTCTCGGCATTCTGGGCTTCTCGGCGGGCGGACATCTTGCTTCTACCGCCGGGGTATCTTATGATCTGGGCAATCCTGATCACCCTGAGCCATTGGAGCGGCTGTCCAGCCGTCCTGACCGCCTCATTCTATGCTACCCGGTCATCTCAATGACCGAAGGGGTGACCCATCAAGGCTCGAAGGAGAATCTGCTGGGAGCCGTTCCCGATGCAGAGCTGTCGCTTAAGCTCAGCAGTGAGTTCCAAGTGACCCCGGACACACCGGCAACGTTCCTCTGGCATACCTCTGATGATGATTATGTCCCGGTAGAGAACAGTCTGTTGTTCGCCGCAGCACTTAGCCGCCATCATGTTCCGTTCGATCTGCATATCTATGCACACGGCGTACACGGTTTGGGTTTAGCTCCTGAAGAACAGCACACTAAGACTTGGGCGGATGCCTGTGCCTCGTGGCTGCAGTTGAACGGGTATACGAGAGCGTGA